From the genome of Drosophila melanogaster chromosome 2L, one region includes:
- the CG6739 gene encoding uncharacterized protein, isoform B — protein sequence MAEQKQLEAIANETSSVTGLRRQPTKYPHGLNITVQTIDDDNEGSPKDHSDYTRASGDSCWSKTQKYHIGMLGSPETLAELQVRRYKYPLTANYYLNSKLERPEKPTPWMLLGYARSVCRWKYLRWPIIFVASVLLFFGLITYCLWLHDVSVARAKFLQRRYEATLTSTSSSSNEVWDEETTSSTERSPQETTRLEDMDDSDESTELPEIAFGDDGDPEAGGEDGDGDYDDTLLPADSIRFTSGHQNSFGVPIEQDKRMLQLLKELLHKPQATPAGNEPTLTRVSPTLPPPLSASGRPTEAMALTTPSTTNSGCQSTMLPMCQGVLDYDLTFNREGAAPRDAVSMAAYDSLIRANCSVRAAEFICGALEPECRPLHIGQLPPCRRICKAILEACSIPIYNSDVLGELFDCNLYPDAHESHKCEDPTRRRDYCYGNEFQCHDGSCIPQNWQCDKIKDCQGGEDEDEQCLVCEPDEFRCRSNEKCLVEKYRCDQNIDCMDGSDEQDCDEYGSGDLAPFDESELNAFPRVFTYASFLSPNETNDKVYTYITATTDEDAGTETKFQIHQVAAPAPPVNSSAEEGAGGPKGFGK from the exons ATGGCCGAACAGAAGCAGCTGGAAGCAATTGCGAATGAGACCTCATCAGTCACCGGATTGAGACGTCAGCCCACCAAATATCCCCACGGCCTCAACATCACGGTGCAGACCATCGACGATGATAATGAGGGATCTCCGAAAGATCACAGTGACTACACCCGCGCCTCCGGCGATTCGTGCTGGAGTAAGACACAGAAATACCATATTGGAATGCTGGGGAGTCCCGAAACCCTGGCCGAACTTCAAGTTCGACGATACAAGTACCCATTGACGgctaattattatttgaacaGCAAGTTGGAAAGGCCGGAAAAGCCAACACCCTGGATGCTGTTGGGTTATGCTCGAAGTGTGTGCAGGTGGAAGTACCTGAGGTGGCCCATTATATTTGTGGCCAGCGTTTTGCTGTTCTTCGGGCTGATCACCTACTGTCTATGGCTTCACGATGTCAGTGTGGCTAGAGCAAAATTCCTTCAGCGTCGCTATGAAGCCACTCTGACATCCACGAGCTCGAGCAGCAACGAGGTCTGGGATGAGGAAACCACCAGCTCCACCGAAAGGTCGCCCCAGGAAACCACACGACTCGAAGACATGGATGACAGCGATGAGAGCACGGAGCTGCCTGAAATAGCGTTTGGTGACGATGGAGACCCAGAGGCTGGAGGTGAAGACGGCGATGGTGACTACGATGACACCTTGCTGCCAGCGGACAGTATTAGATTCACCTCTGGGCATCAAAACAGCTTTGGGGTTCCCATCGAGCAAGACAAGAGAATGCTGCAGTTGCTCAAAGAA ttaCTGCATAAACCCCAGGCGACTCCAGCTGGTAACGAGCCTACTCTGACCCGGGTGTCCCCCACTCTGCCACCACCCTTGTCGGCCAGTGGGCGGCCCACAGAGGCGATGGCCTTGACCACCCCCTCAACGACAAACAGTGGCTGCCAGTCGACCATGCTGCCCATGTGCCAGGGAGTGCTCGACTACGATCTCACCTTTAATCGCGAGGGTGCGGCACCGCGGGACGCCGTATCCATGGCAGCATACGACAGCCTCATCCGGGCCAATTGCTCCGTCAGGGCGGCTGAGTTCATTTGTGGCGCCCTGGAACCCGAGTGTCGACCCCTGCATATCGGACAGCTGCCTCCTTGTCGTCGCATCTGCAAGG CCATTTTGGAAGCCTGTTCCATACCGATTTACAATTCGGATGTCCTTGGCGAACTCTTCGACTGCAACCTATATCCCGATGCCCACGAGAGCCACAAGTGCGAGGATCCCACAAGGCGACGTGACTATTGCTACGGAAATGAGTTCCAATGCCATGATGGGAGTTGCATTCCCCAGAACTGGCAGTGTGACAAGATCAAGGATTGCCAAGGTggcgaggatgaggatgagcaGTGTTTGGTTTGCGAACCGGACGAATTCCGCTGCCGTTCAAATGAAAAGTGTCTCGTAGAAAAGTATCGATGCGATCAAAATATTGATTGCATGGATGGAAGTGATGAACAAGACTGCGATGAGTACGGCTCCGGAGATTTGGCTCCATTCGATGAGTCTGAACTGAATGCTTTTCCAAGGGTATTCACCTATGCCAGTTTCTTATCACCTAACGAAACGAATGACAAAGTATATACGTACATTACGGCCACCACCGATGAGGACGCAGGCACGGAAACCAAGTTCCAGATTCATCAGGTGGCCGCGCCGGCACCTCCAGTGAATTCCAGCGCAGAGGAAGGCGCTGGAGGTCCTAAAGGATTTGGTAAG TAA
- the CG6739 gene encoding uncharacterized protein, isoform A: protein MAEQKQLEAIANETSSVTGLRRQPTKYPHGLNITVQTIDDDNEGSPKDHSDYTRASGDSCWSKTQKYHIGMLGSPETLAELQVRRYKYPLTANYYLNSKLERPEKPTPWMLLGYARSVCRWKYLRWPIIFVASVLLFFGLITYCLWLHDVSVARAKFLQRRYEATLTSTSSSSNEVWDEETTSSTERSPQETTRLEDMDDSDESTELPEIAFGDDGDPEAGGEDGDGDYDDTLLPADSIRFTSGHQNSFGVPIEQDKRMLQLLKELLHKPQATPAGNEPTLTRVSPTLPPPLSASGRPTEAMALTTPSTTNSGCQSTMLPMCQGVLDYDLTFNREGAAPRDAVSMAAYDSLIRANCSVRAAEFICGALEPECRPLHIGQLPPCRRICKAILEACSIPIYNSDVLGELFDCNLYPDAHESHKCEDPTRRRDYCYGNEFQCHDGSCIPQNWQCDKIKDCQGGEDEDEQCLVCEPDEFRCRSNEKCLVEKYRCDQNIDCMDGSDEQDCDEYGSGDLAPFDESELNAFPRVFTYASFLSPNETNDKVYTYITATTDEDAGTETKFQIHQVAAPAPPVNSSAEEGAGGPKGFVNFRDSKEIMMTSDSETKFKYSQRANRTSVKFSVSAPTTPAARTSSAIPSSALVQQRERTTSTTTTSTTTSTTTSSITSTPSITSTTLIPINAATSEPNPYEVVTSLGGCPPQELRCVSGKCITVSQLCDKQIDCPDAADELMCVYRERPSRRRLTSTTAPPTTSSAPPETSTATTTTGPLSSTRRSLRTTPNRSRKPKS from the exons ATGGCCGAACAGAAGCAGCTGGAAGCAATTGCGAATGAGACCTCATCAGTCACCGGATTGAGACGTCAGCCCACCAAATATCCCCACGGCCTCAACATCACGGTGCAGACCATCGACGATGATAATGAGGGATCTCCGAAAGATCACAGTGACTACACCCGCGCCTCCGGCGATTCGTGCTGGAGTAAGACACAGAAATACCATATTGGAATGCTGGGGAGTCCCGAAACCCTGGCCGAACTTCAAGTTCGACGATACAAGTACCCATTGACGgctaattattatttgaacaGCAAGTTGGAAAGGCCGGAAAAGCCAACACCCTGGATGCTGTTGGGTTATGCTCGAAGTGTGTGCAGGTGGAAGTACCTGAGGTGGCCCATTATATTTGTGGCCAGCGTTTTGCTGTTCTTCGGGCTGATCACCTACTGTCTATGGCTTCACGATGTCAGTGTGGCTAGAGCAAAATTCCTTCAGCGTCGCTATGAAGCCACTCTGACATCCACGAGCTCGAGCAGCAACGAGGTCTGGGATGAGGAAACCACCAGCTCCACCGAAAGGTCGCCCCAGGAAACCACACGACTCGAAGACATGGATGACAGCGATGAGAGCACGGAGCTGCCTGAAATAGCGTTTGGTGACGATGGAGACCCAGAGGCTGGAGGTGAAGACGGCGATGGTGACTACGATGACACCTTGCTGCCAGCGGACAGTATTAGATTCACCTCTGGGCATCAAAACAGCTTTGGGGTTCCCATCGAGCAAGACAAGAGAATGCTGCAGTTGCTCAAAGAA ttaCTGCATAAACCCCAGGCGACTCCAGCTGGTAACGAGCCTACTCTGACCCGGGTGTCCCCCACTCTGCCACCACCCTTGTCGGCCAGTGGGCGGCCCACAGAGGCGATGGCCTTGACCACCCCCTCAACGACAAACAGTGGCTGCCAGTCGACCATGCTGCCCATGTGCCAGGGAGTGCTCGACTACGATCTCACCTTTAATCGCGAGGGTGCGGCACCGCGGGACGCCGTATCCATGGCAGCATACGACAGCCTCATCCGGGCCAATTGCTCCGTCAGGGCGGCTGAGTTCATTTGTGGCGCCCTGGAACCCGAGTGTCGACCCCTGCATATCGGACAGCTGCCTCCTTGTCGTCGCATCTGCAAGG CCATTTTGGAAGCCTGTTCCATACCGATTTACAATTCGGATGTCCTTGGCGAACTCTTCGACTGCAACCTATATCCCGATGCCCACGAGAGCCACAAGTGCGAGGATCCCACAAGGCGACGTGACTATTGCTACGGAAATGAGTTCCAATGCCATGATGGGAGTTGCATTCCCCAGAACTGGCAGTGTGACAAGATCAAGGATTGCCAAGGTggcgaggatgaggatgagcaGTGTTTGGTTTGCGAACCGGACGAATTCCGCTGCCGTTCAAATGAAAAGTGTCTCGTAGAAAAGTATCGATGCGATCAAAATATTGATTGCATGGATGGAAGTGATGAACAAGACTGCGATGAGTACGGCTCCGGAGATTTGGCTCCATTCGATGAGTCTGAACTGAATGCTTTTCCAAGGGTATTCACCTATGCCAGTTTCTTATCACCTAACGAAACGAATGACAAAGTATATACGTACATTACGGCCACCACCGATGAGGACGCAGGCACGGAAACCAAGTTCCAGATTCATCAGGTGGCCGCGCCGGCACCTCCAGTGAATTCCAGCGCAGAGGAAGGCGCTGGAGGTCCTAAAGGATTTG TAAACTTTCGTGACAGCAAGGAGATAATGATGACCAGCGATTCGGAGACCAAGTTCAAGTATTCCCAGAGAGCCAATCGAACTTCGGTGAAATTTAGCGTATCAGCACCCACAACTCCAGCGGCCAGAACATCAAGTGCGATTCCCAGTTCAGCTTTGGTTCAGCAGCGCGAAAGAACCACAagtaccaccaccaccagcaccaccacgaGTACCACCACCAGTAGCATTACCAGCACTCCCAGCATCACCAGCACCACTTTAATCCCAATTAATGCAGCCACATCAGAGCCCAATCCCTACGAAGTGGTAACATCCCTAGGAGGATGTCCTCCCCAAGAGCTTCGTTGTGTTAGTGGCAAGTGCATCACTGTCAGTCAATTGTGCGATAAG CAAATTGATTGTCCCGATGCTGCCGACGAACTAATGTGCGTTTATCGGGAGCGCCCAAGTAGGAGGCGCCTCACCTCGACCACTGCACCACCCACAACATCATCGGCACCACCAGAGACAAGcactgcaacaacaaccacgGGTCCGTTGAGCAGTACAAGGCGTTCGTTGAGGACCACGCCCAATCGAAGTCGAAAGCCCAAGTCTTAG